The window GTTTTGGTTACCGGCGTCGGCGGCGGCGTGCAAAGCTTCGTATTGCTCTATGCGAAAGCGTGCGGCGCTAAGGCCATCGTCACCTCAGGCAGCGAGGATAAGCTTGCGCGCGCGAAAGCAATGGGCGCCGATGTCTGCGTCAACTACAAGACGTCCGAGAATTGGTCGAAAGAAGTGCGTGAAGCCGCAGGCGGCGGCGGTCCGTCGCTGATCGTCGACTCGGTGGGCGGTGATACGCTCGGTAAAGCCATCGATATCGCGCGGCCGGCTGCGCGCGTCGTCATCTACGGCGGCACAAACGGCGATGCGAAGATTCGTCCGTTCTCGATCTTTTGGAAACAGCTCGACATTCGCGGAACGTCGATGGGCAGTCCGGAAGATTTCCGGCACATGCTCCGGCTTTTCACCAAACACAAGCTTCGGCCGGCGGTCGATAAAGTGTACCCGATGAGCGAAGCCGCGAAAGCCGCAGAGCGCTTAGCCGGACACGATCAATTCGGGAAAGTCGTTCTCGAGATTACTTAACCGCCGAGACCATCTTTTCGGTGACCGCGGGTGCATCGTTGCCCCACGAGCTGCGCACGTACGTCAGCACCGCCGCGATGTCGGCGCTCGAGAGCGTGCCTTTCCACGACGGCATGCCGCCGCTATACTCTTTTCCGTTGACCGTGATCGGCGTGTTCAAGCCGTGCAAGACGATTCCGATGACTTTGGCCGGATCTTTTGCCGTCACGTCTTTGTTGCCGGCGAGCGGCGGAAAGACGCCGGGAGATCCCATACCATTCTGTTGATGACACGTCGCGCAATTCGTATTGAAGATGCTCTTACCGTCGGAGGCAGCGTTCGCAACTGAGCGTTCACCGGCGTGCGTAGCGACTAGTAGCAAGACGAATACAGCCGCGAATCCGATCGATCTCATGCAACGACTCCCGCTTAAGCGACGCGATATTCAATCAGGGGAAGTTCGACGGAACTCCCGAGCTCTTCGCGGGCTACAGCCGCAGCTTCGGGGTCGGCGATGCGCTGAAGATTGGGGTTGAGGATTGCGGCTTCCTCCGGCGTCGGTTTTGTCGGCAGAATCCGCGGAACGACGCGATTCTCTTCCTCGAGCGCGATAAGGTACGCGAGTATTTGTCGTGCTGCGGCAGGCCACAGACGTTGATCGATGCCGGCATAGATATTTTCGACGAGCTTGGGGATCGTTGTTGGACCTTTTTGCAGCTCGGCAATCAGTTGAAGCTCGCGCATCTTACGATGCTCGATGTATTCGATCAGCTTGGCTTTCGGATCGTCGACACGTTCACCGTGTCCGCCGTAAATGGCGGCGGAGTCACTGTGTTCGTTCAGCAATCGATCCAGAGTACGTTGGTACGGACGCATCGCGCCGCCCGGCGGCGCGACGACGACGGTTCCCGCTCCGAGTACGACGTCACCGGTAAAGAGCGTGCGCTCTTGCGCGAGCGCGAAGACCAGATGGTCGACCGCGTGTCCTGGTGCGTCGACAACGTCGATCGTCGCGTCGTCGAATTCGAGCCGCTCGGCGTCTTCGAGCGTCCGGTCGGTGGGAAATTTCGCGTACGCGTGCGCCCAGACCGGCGCACCGGTGCGACGCGAAAGGGGCGCCGCGGCGGGTGCGTGATCCGGGTGACCGTGCGTAACGAGGATCGTACCGATCCTCGCGCTCAGCTGATCGGCGGTCGCCACGATGGCGTCGACATGTTTCTCGATCAACGGGCCGGGATCGATCACGAGTACGGAATCGCGTGAGGTACGGACCAAATACGTGTTCGTTCCGGTCAGCGTCATCGGCGAGGGATTCGGCGCGCGCAACCGTGTAACGCGCTCGGAAAGCGTTACCATCGACCGTCCAGACCGTCCGGCAACATGAAGCGGCGTGGTTCGGCTTGCACGGGTTCGACCGGGTAGATCGACTTCGTCATCGCAAAGCCGTGCATCGCATCCAGCGTCGTGTACGGTGCGAGCCGTTGCAAGTGCATGATCGTCGGAAAGATCATCGGAAAATTTCCGTCGGCGTTACGCCGCAACGCGTCGGCGGGTGAAATCCAAAGCCCCGCGTGCGTTTCGATCTCGTCGCTGCTTGCGGCTTGTCCGGGTGGCGCGAACGCAAGATAGAAATGCGTATCAAAGCGGTGGGATTCCGTGGGTGGAGTGATCCAGTGCGAGAAGTGCCAAAGCCGGCGCGAATCGAGTACCACGCCGAAGGCTTCGAGAATCGCGTTGAGGGTCGTCGTGCCGGCGTGCAACGCAGTCCGCTGCTTGCGCAGCTGCGCGTCGTCGAGTATCGCCGGGTACCCGGAAGAATCTGCGGTGAGCAAAATGCCGGCTTCTTCGAAAGCTTCGCGGAGCGCCGCGACTTCGAACGCCGGATCGGCAGATTCGCGCTCGGAATTCGGCGCTTCGGCGTTGCGTAACAGGCGTGAGCGCGCCAACTCGGCATCGAGCGCGTCGACTGCGCCGCCCGGAAAGACGAACACCTCGGGAAGAAATGCGCTGCTTGGGCTACGGCGCAGCATGTAGATCTCAGGCACGTTTCCGGAATCGCGCGCCAGCATTACCGTCGCTGCCGGGCGTATCTTGACCGCTGGTTCGGTTCGGTCCATAGTCTGAGCGTTGCCGGATGAGGAGGTCCCAGTTCCTGCAAATGCGAGTCGCAATCGGAGCCGCAGGTCGGTCGCGCAGTCGGGGAAGCCGTCGCCTCGGGACGCGCTGAGTGCGGCGTCGTGATGTGTTGGACGGCGACGGGCGTAACGATTGCCGCAAACAAGGTACGTGGCGTTCGCGCAGCGCTTTGCGCCGACGCCGCGGAATTAAAAGACTAGGGGCTCGCGTATGGCGAGCCCCTATGTTGCCTTTTCGGCGTGCCGCTCAGAGCAGCACTTATCTTTGCGGTGGATCGGCATTTGAACTCGAGTTCGAGCTCACACGAACCTCCAGCAATTACTTTGCGCTGACGAATCGTACCTTATCGGTGTGCCGGATTGATTACCGGCTGCGAGTCCCCAGGTGGATCTTGCGGTGTCATCCGCCCTCCACGTCAGCAGTAAGTTCCCTGATCAAGGTTTGTCCACCGTAACGCTACTGGAGCGAAATAGCAATACGTGTGTTTCACATTTAGGAATTTCGACTGGTGCTAGTGATTCTCAATCCAAAGCAAAAATGGAAGCATCCAGTTGATTACATGTGCAGTCCAACAATAAGGGCACGGTTGTTTGGTGCGAAACAGCAAGCTGTATGCCAAAGCAAATGACATCGCTGCGGCAAGCAAGCTTGCAAGCAAAGCGAGCCGGCGTCCCGGGCCCAGGGGGAGTGCGACAGCGAGGGCGACGGACGGGTAGTAAATGAGGCCGAAGACGGCATTGGGAACTCGTCCGACTAGGCGAGCTGCGGGGGTTTGGACGACGCTCGGCTCAGTCAGCTCTCCGCGCGCAGCGCGGCGAGCCTTGATGGCCATGAATGCGGAGGCGTAGAAACCCACGGCGCAAAGAAGAAAGACCGTGAGCACGGGTACTGGCATTTCGGTACGCTTTGGGCTAGGCGCGTTTTGGCGCAAGCTCGAGGCGGCCGCTATAATGGCCGGCTCGTTTGCTCTCGCAACCTTCGTCGTTTACCACCGCGGGGACATTCAGGATCTCTTATGGGACCTCGGCTGGATTTCATATCCGTGCGCGCTCGTCTTGATGACGGTCGTAGCGTCCGCGCCGTTTTCGGTGACGGACGCGCTTGCCCTCATGAACGGTGTGGTTTTCGGCCCGCTCGCCGGCTCGGTCATCAATGCAGGTGGTCTCATCATTGCGGCCGTCATCGCCTATATGATCGCGCTGCGTACCAACAAGCTGCTCGACGTCGAGCAGCGTCTCGAGCGTTTGCCGGCCTGGATCAAGCGCTGGCCCGTGGCATCGCCGATGTTCTTGATTCTCGTTCGTCTCTTGCCGGGAGTCGGCGGGACGGTCGCCACTCAGGTCGCGGCAGCCTATCGCGTCTCGCTGTGGACGCAGATTTGGACGAAATGTGTCGTCGCCATTCCGATCGCGACGGTTTTGGCG of the Candidatus Baltobacteraceae bacterium genome contains:
- a CDS encoding zinc-binding dehydrogenase, translated to MKAVRLNELGGPEKLHVEDIPKPKPAAGEILVNIKRAALNRRDVFITQGLYPGIELPKTLGSDGTGTVAELGEGVSGPKAGTRVLIDPTMNWGEDERVWQRNGGVLGMPREGTFAEFIAVPAANVHPVPEHLSDDEAAAVPLAGVTAYRACFSRGELTKDDVVLVTGVGGGVQSFVLLYAKACGAKAIVTSGSEDKLARAKAMGADVCVNYKTSENWSKEVREAAGGGGPSLIVDSVGGDTLGKAIDIARPAARVVIYGGTNGDAKIRPFSIFWKQLDIRGTSMGSPEDFRHMLRLFTKHKLRPAVDKVYPMSEAAKAAERLAGHDQFGKVVLEIT
- a CDS encoding cytochrome c translates to MRSIGFAAVFVLLLVATHAGERSVANAASDGKSIFNTNCATCHQQNGMGSPGVFPPLAGNKDVTAKDPAKVIGIVLHGLNTPITVNGKEYSGGMPSWKGTLSSADIAAVLTYVRSSWGNDAPAVTEKMVSAVK
- a CDS encoding MBL fold metallo-hydrolase is translated as MVTLSERVTRLRAPNPSPMTLTGTNTYLVRTSRDSVLVIDPGPLIEKHVDAIVATADQLSARIGTILVTHGHPDHAPAAAPLSRRTGAPVWAHAYAKFPTDRTLEDAERLEFDDATIDVVDAPGHAVDHLVFALAQERTLFTGDVVLGAGTVVVAPPGGAMRPYQRTLDRLLNEHSDSAAIYGGHGERVDDPKAKLIEYIEHRKMRELQLIAELQKGPTTIPKLVENIYAGIDQRLWPAAARQILAYLIALEEENRVVPRILPTKPTPEEAAILNPNLQRIADPEAAAVAREELGSSVELPLIEYRVA
- a CDS encoding NUDIX hydrolase, whose translation is MDRTEPAVKIRPAATVMLARDSGNVPEIYMLRRSPSSAFLPEVFVFPGGAVDALDAELARSRLLRNAEAPNSERESADPAFEVAALREAFEEAGILLTADSSGYPAILDDAQLRKQRTALHAGTTTLNAILEAFGVVLDSRRLWHFSHWITPPTESHRFDTHFYLAFAPPGQAASSDEIETHAGLWISPADALRRNADGNFPMIFPTIMHLQRLAPYTTLDAMHGFAMTKSIYPVEPVQAEPRRFMLPDGLDGRW
- a CDS encoding VTT domain-containing protein, coding for MSTGTGISVRFGLGAFWRKLEAAAIMAGSFALATFVVYHRGDIQDLLWDLGWISYPCALVLMTVVASAPFSVTDALALMNGVVFGPLAGSVINAGGLIIAAVIAYMIALRTNKLLDVEQRLERLPAWIKRWPVASPMFLILVRLLPGVGGTVATQVAAAYRVSLWTQIWTKCVVAIPIATVLAVFGDSAADYVHQITQPVKTYVIEHSKTVHLPKIRLRHTPPAAPVPERTP